GCGCGCTGCTGCGAGTGCCCGCCGCCCAGCTGCGCAAGCTGCGCGCCGCCCTCACGCTCGGCGCCTCGGAGCTGCGAGTCACCAGGCACGCGCCCTCGCTGCACGCGCTAATTTAGATCCATCCACagacaaacacacatacaataCTAATAGGTAgtacagtttttaaattattacaaaaatgtctGTTATGATGGTATTTGTAGCTTACTGTCACAACTCTCAACATTGTTTCATGATTCACTgatagaattaatttattattgcagtAATGGAAACTCGTTCAGTGTTGTCCTCTGGCCTTGACGGCAAAGATGTGGTTATTGTAGCCTCTAAGGAGGAGCTAGCCACTCCCAGCAAAGTAGTCCTCCCCGAGCCTGAACCTGCACCGGGCCTCATCCTCCCCGATGGCTCCATCAACTGGGGCTGTCCGTGCCTCGGGGGTATGTCCACTGGACCCTGTGGTACTCAGTTCAGAGATGCCTTCTCATGTTTTCATTACAGGTATGTActttctcaataaaaaaaataaatgtctaatCAT
Above is a window of Anticarsia gemmatalis isolate Benzon Research Colony breed Stoneville strain chromosome 19, ilAntGemm2 primary, whole genome shotgun sequence DNA encoding:
- the LOC142980859 gene encoding mitochondrial intermembrane space import and assembly protein 40-B isoform X1; this encodes METRSVLSSGLDGKDVVIVASKEELATPSKVVLPEPEPAPGLILPDGSINWGCPCLGGMSTGPCGTQFRDAFSCFHYSEADPKGSDCYEKFSVMQECMSHYPELYGRDDDDELAAAIDASAAAGDAGDTRDTRDTRDTRDTPQPSAEK